One window from the genome of Cricetulus griseus strain 17A/GY chromosome 2, alternate assembly CriGri-PICRH-1.0, whole genome shotgun sequence encodes:
- the Nabp1 gene encoding SOSS complex subunit B2 isoform X2 yields MWKGCLTLYTGRGGELQKIGEFCMVYSEVPNFSEPNPDYKGQQNKSIQNEKDRVSIGTLGPVANGVQTGPESRGYHLPYTGRNSGWEPINQQLPGAHSSQTVMTTISNARDPRRAFKR; encoded by the exons ATGTGGAAAGGATGCCTGACACTTTATACTGGAAGAGGTGGTGAACTTCAAAAAATTGGGGA attttgtatGGTGTATTCAGAAGTGCCAAATTTCAGTGAGCCAAACCCAGATTATAAAGGGCAGCAGAACAAATCG ATACAAAATGAGAAGGATAGAGTGAGCATCGGTACACTTGGGCCAGTTG CAAATGGTGTTCAGACTGGACCTGAGTCAAGGGGATATCATCTTCCATATACTGGTAGAAACAGTGGCTGGGAACCCATCAATCAACAGCTTCCAGGAGCTCATAGTAGTCAAACAGTCATGACCACAATAAGTAATGCCAGGGATCCGAGAAGAGCCTTTAAAAGATAA